Below is a genomic region from Aquila chrysaetos chrysaetos chromosome 13, bAquChr1.4, whole genome shotgun sequence.
TCTTGAATCCCTGTTGCCACTCGACATCTTCTCTATGTTGTTAAATGGTCGCTGCGAGAAAGACCATAATTTTCGATTGTTTGGTAAGAGATCTGAAATAAGAAGCTCCTTGAAAGTATCCAAAGCCATGAGGCTCTGATGCCGGCTGCCCTTTTTCTTTATGAGGTTTAGCAAGTTCTCAACAAACTGGAGACTGTGGACAGCACTGTCCTGAATGAGAAGGGTCATCGCTGCCATCCTGTCAGCCAAGGTACCTGACGACACAACAGTTTTCATCCACGCCGAAGAGGCCCCCTTCTGATAATCTGTCTTATTCTTGTACAGGTCCGTCTCATGTTGGTACAGCTTTTGGGCCAAGGCCTTATACTTGGTCAGAAGCGTCTGCTTTTGTGTCTCCGAAGAGAATTCGTTGGTGTATTCTAGATCATACCATTTGCCCCCTGGTTTGATCAGTATCACTTGCCTAGCGTGGAATTCAAAATCTTCTtccagtctctctctctttgccaAAAGGTGCTGGTCCTGGTCACCACCAGTGTGCTTCTTCTTGCTGTCTTGCACACCGCTtgccttttccctgcctttttttacttttttcccttctaacgAAGAAGGGTTagtttctttcttgcttttctctttctttggggGCGTCTCCTTCTCCTCGCTGCTGCCGCCGTCGTCCTCCTCCCCCTCGACCACCAGGCAACTTTCCGCGTACTTGCCGAGCCCCAGAGAGCTGACGAACGCCTCCAGCTCCCCTTCCTTCAGGTCGTCGATCGCGTCCTTCCTGCCGCCGTCCACCATCTCCTCCGCCTCGTCCACGGCGCACAGCATCAGGTAGTCTTGCTGCGGGCGGCACCGCACGGCCGTTACAGGCGGGCCCGGCGGGAGACCGCGCGCTCCCAAcggccccccccgcctcgcGCCCCACAGGGGCCCGGCCCAGGGCGGGGGGCTCCGGCCCGAGGCGGGGGGGCCGGCCGCCACGtgctcccgctcccccccccccccctttaccTTGGTGCCGCCGAGGCGCAGCACCTCGTCCAGCGTGAACCCTTCGGCATCTCCATCTTCTCCTTCTTCAtcggccgccgcctccgcctcctcctcgcCGCTGTCGCCGCCCGCCTCCTTCGGATCCCTCACGCCGAAGTCCCACAGCGCCGCCATCGCCGCCCGCCGGAACCCCCTGCGCACATGCGCGGCGCGCGCTTCCGGCCCCGCCGGACGGCGGGAGCGCAGGTCCTGCAAGGGGGAACGGGGGGGCGCGGGCGGACCTCGCTAgaggggcggcggggagagcgGGCGAGGGGCGTCTCAGACAACCTTCGCAgacctctctccctccctcccgcccgcctGCGGCGGCGTTTAGCCGCGGGGCCCGTCCTCACGCCGGCGGCGGGACGCAGCCCGGCCGCCAAGCGGCCAGGacccggggaggaggaggaggaaggaggagaaggaggaaggaggagggaggagcgcGCCACGGACGCCGGCGCCGCTGCCATGGTCCCGCTGCCCGCGCGCCGGGCGCTCCTAGCCGCCACCCTGGGCCctgccggccgccgccgggTCCCCCGTCACCGTGGTAACGGCCGCCTTCCCTCgttcccacccccccatcccggGACGGCGAGCCGCCCCGCTGagcccttcctctccccacagctccggcggcggcgcggccctcCTCGGGCGCGGGGGGCGAGGCGGAGGAGCCCGGCGGGGCCACCGCCATGCTGCGGCACCTGCTACTCAAGCTGCGGGCCACCGGGCCGGTGACGGTGGCCGAGTACATGCGGGAGGCGCTCACCAACCCCGGCCAGGtgcgggcggggccgggcggggccgggggctccTCGCCGTCGCGGCCTGCGGGCCGGGGGTGCTGTGCCTGAGCACCCGGAGCCCGCAGTGCCGCAGCCGGCCGGGAAGCGGCCCCGCCGTGCCGCTCACCGGGACCCCGgctcctctcccccccaccccgcttcCCTTCCCCGCAGGGTTACTATACGCGCCGCGGCGGCATCGGCGAAAGCGGGGATTTCGTCACCTCCCCTGAAATAAGTCAGGTATTTGGAGAGGTAACGCATCGTTCCTTACGCCTTAAGTAACTTCGTTCTTCAGCTACGCGCGGCTGGCTAGGTGTGGTTTCTAAGAATTCTGACAAAGCCTGCCTTCAGGTACGTCACCAATGTCAAAATACTTGAATGGCAGCGATGAGCTTCAAGTtatttcccaaaagaaaaattgggtttggaggaggaagaggtgtcTGGTTTTTCTGGAAGATCGGGGAGTCCTTTCATCTGTTATAGCCTGGGACACCCTCTGTGCTTAGTAACGCTTACTTTCATATAGAACTTGCTGACAAATAAAAAGAGTTATGGTAGTTTCCCAGTGTGAAAACTCtactcagaaattattttcagatctTGGTCTGGTTCACTCTGGTTTGTGTATCATTTCCAGTAGTGAAGGCTGTTCTCGATGACAGTTTGGCAAATGCATTGTCATAAAGAACAGTTGGGCAGTGACCTGCATTTAAGCCTTAAGTAAAAGTTCTTGCTCCAGCCAGAAGAGAGTCCCAGATATTTACTGACGGAGAGTTGCTTCTGCTGGGCTGACAGAAAACAATTGTGATTTTAATACTTAAAGAGAAGAGAGCAGAGTATGATTTTTCATAACTTCAAAATATGGAGACTCGAGAATATTGCATAGTATCTTAGTTATTATCAGACAAAAGGCAGGTATTGCTTTCCACAAGTTCTCAAGTTACACTGTAACTTTCTGTTACAACTGTGTGTTGTTTCTCACTGCCAGTTAATAGGAATATGGTATATCAGTGAATGGATAGCCACGGGCAAACCTGGAGCGTTCCAGCTGGTGGAACTGGGCCCAGGGAGGGGCACGCTTACTGATGATATATTACGGGTAGGTGAAAACTAATAttaatattctttatttctggcTTTATCCCATGGCTACTCTGAAAGCTGAAGGAATGACGGTTTGCTACCGGGGTTTAACCTTCTCTAGTAATCAAATAATTTTGGTCAGGAGATTTGTAGCTTagactttaattaaaatctatGCCTGTTTCTGAGACCAGGTCTCTCAGTTGAAAGCAGAACATGGGCCAGTGTACGCACACTGCAGACACACGTGGAATCTTTCAAACGCTACTTGATAGAAGGGGAGGGCAGGAATATTCCATTGCAGATTATTTCTGTATAGGAAAGCATTATCCAAACTGAAAACCATTTAGGAGGGTGCTGCTGTGTGTAACTGGGAGGGAGGCCACAGTGCAAGCAATAGGAGAAAGGGGGGAGGACACTAAtacaggagtgaagttgtgtcAGTTCCTTTGGGGATTTCAGGGACTGACTTCTTCCGAGTTAACCCTTTGTGTGCAATCATGCGTGCATGGCTGTCTATTAACTAAAATACTACTGATTAAAAACCAGATTGCTAGTGGGATTTAGTACCTCAGAAGAACTTCTATTctatttacatatgttaatgaAAAAACTCTAATAAGCACAGTGAAATGTAGGATACTGAACACTTTTGTTTATGGTGTGTGGGAAAACAACCATTTTTCTCCTAATGCTAAACCCTCTGCAGGTCTTAGAGGAGCTACTCACTCTCAGGCTATTACTATGCTAAGTTAGCATTTCATGTTGTTGTCCTTACAACTATGTAATAATGTGTGGTGTATCTGCCAACGTTATTAGAAGCGTAgcagcttttattaaaattgatGAAGAAATTCCCACTTCCTTTGGAGGAGCAAAATGCAGTCTCTCTCACTGACGCTATTTTGTTAAATGAAAGCCAACTAAATCTTTTATCTTGAATATAAATGAGATTAAAGGTTACTTCTACAACCTCTAATGTATACAGCACATGACTGTGCCTAATAGAATTCATCTGTCTTTATAGGTCTTCAACCAGCTTGCCTCTTTACTTAGTAAATGTGACATCTCTATTCATCTGGTAGAAGTGAGTCCCAAACTGAGTGAGATCCAAGCACTGATGCTGACAGGAGGGAAGGTGCAGTCAAACCCCGAGGACAAGTCTGCTTACATGAAAGGTGTTAGCAAGACTGGAATTCCCATTTTCTGGTACAGAGACATTCAAGATGTGCCGCCAGGTAAGGAGCTTGAACATCTTGTTAGAGGTATGGTGTCCTTCCTCCATTTGCTGTTTTTGGTAATGGAGGACATCTCTGCTAGCCTTCATAATGGATAGAAAAGTAGTTAATATACGTATTTGTTCTTACTTCTTGTATGAGTCTGAGGCAGGATCTTGACTCATTTTCATAAGTGGTACCTATTCTGACTACGTTCATTTGAGGATAGCTACCCAGTTGCACATAccctgactttttcttttcatgggaAACCATTTACTGGCTTTGCCTAAATCTGCTTTTATGAGGTAATCTAAAATTCATGGACTGGAAGCTAGAGCTAGCTCTAGAAATGCTGTCTTTGATGTATCCAAGCTGGAAGTAATGATAATTATTTCATAAACACATTAACTAgctttaattcattaaaaatcataaaaacattttaatttccaacAGGAAGTTGCTATGGAAGCATTAATAatttaatgcattattttttaccTTCCCACAGGTTACAGTTTTTACCTAGCACATGAGTTTTTTGATGCCCTGCCAATACATAAGTTTCAGGTATAGCAAGATGATTATTGTAATTGTGACCATCTGCTTAAATGCCTTTTCTCTCTGAGGAAGAATAGAGTTAGGGTGCCAAACTAGACACATGCATTGTCTCTAGTGATAAAACATTTCTAACTGAATTTGGACAAATAAGGCTTAATTCAGCTGGTAACTGTAAAATTAGTAATTGTTCTTGAATGGAAGAACTTGTAGAAAgttgaaaatttctttctgctaaatatcaagtttttttatttcttatgctacattaatgaagtttttaatttccatattATTCTATGTACCACTACTAACAAAGACTGAAGGGCTTTCATTTGAATGGTAATGAGAATAGCAAAATAGAGGCTAGTGAGGATTCAGAAGAAACTTTCAACTTCAATTTGATAATTAGTTTATGAAAATCACTGGTAGAATAAACTACTTTCTTTTGATAAGTTAAACATTGCACTGTCAATAGAAGAGGCAGCATTTTTCTTAACAGCATCATTCATTCCTTTTAAGTATAATTAAACCTGTATTTGTTGACTCTGCAGATGCGTCTCTACCACAAGCTTTTTCCAAGGCAGTTACTGGAATTAAAGAGGAATGAATAATTGTTGTTCATAACATATTATGTTCTTAAAAAGTTTGTGAAAACGCTTGACACATTAGTTCAATCAAATAAACAAGATACTGTTGTACCTGTTAGAGTGTAAAATGAGTACTCTGGGCTCATTAAacagagaacagagaaaggTTGGCGTGAAGTGTTGGTTGATATAGATCCAGAGGTTCCTGACCAGCTGCGGTTTGTCCTGTCACCATCCAGTACCCCCGCGACAGAAAACTTTATTCAGGTAAGGTTACGCCTACCAGAGTTGATACTTAGATCTTTACTGACTCTTTCAAGTACATTTACTGCTTCTCAGTTACTTTGACAGCAAGAGGAGGGCTCTCAGTCTATAAATGAGTAAATACAGCTTACCATTTCCATTCTGCAAAACTTCCACAAGCATTTAACTTTGTGTGCTGTGAAAATAGAGCACAAAAATGAATGTGTACATCAAACTGCAAAATCAGAGATTAAACAGACAAAAGGCTTCAGAGAGCAAACTGAGGCAGCAAGTGACAGGGAGAGTTCTGTGTTGCATGTGTCACGTCACCATCTCAATAGCAGCCCTGCCTAAGCGAGGCTCTCAACCTGCTGTGTACATACTCAGTGCAGCTGGGTACTTCTGTGCTGTACTGACCTTTAATGGAAAGCATCTATCCAAGataattgtttttctaaagTTCACTGCATTCTTAAAGTTACAAAATGAAGTAGTTGAGATTAAAACCAACTACAAAGTTTCACACAGAAACACCTTTTTTGAAGGGTGCATAGAGCCAAAGAGCGCTCTTCATTCTTTCAGTATCACAGTCATGCAGTTTCACCTGATCCAGGTATTCTCACTTGTtagaaaaattttcatttcagttgacTGTAGGCTATAGAAGAGATAACTGAAATCCAGCACTCAGAAAACACTAATTGAAAATGACTGTTAGTAAAAACTAGCTCAAGCTCTAGATAGCCTAGAATACACCCCTGGACCTCTGTGGCCCAGTGAAGTGACAACAATCCCAAGACATCAAAGGGTGAAGAACTCTTGCCCTGTACTTGTTTGCTAACACAGGTGTTTTGATCTTTGAACTCTGTGCTAGCCTGAAGAAATGAGAGATCATGTGGAAGTGTGTCCTGAGGCTGGTGTCATCATTCAGAGGCTTGCTGGTCGTATAGAAAAGGATGGTGGGGCTGCACTGGTTGCTGATTATGGTCATGATGGAACCAAAACTGACACTTTCCGGGTAAGTCATTCATCCTGAAATAATAAGCCAAAATACTCTGTTATCTTTTATTTGTCACTTCAGTCATTAGGTTTGTTGTAAGAAAAAGGTCTTGGGTGGACATAATAGCAAAAACTGGATTATGCTGCAATCATAAAACTGAATAATTGAGTTCTTACTTAATCAGTACCCATAAGGGTTTCTGTCAGACAGGAAGGATATCTGAGCCCTTGCTACATTTATCTCAGATTTTCAAAGTACAATTTGCTATTCTCACCCCTCACACACACAACTTATTCTTTGCTAGCCCCAGCTATGGTAGCTAGGAGTACAGCTGAGTATAATCttccaattttaatttttcagggtTTCCGGAATCACAAACTTCACGATGTGCTGAGAGCTCCAGGTACAGCAGACCTGACAGCAGATGTTGATTTCAGCTATCTTCGAAAGATGACACAGGGAAGAACAGCCACATTAGGCCCTATAAAACAGCgggagtttttaaaaaacatgggCATTGACCTCCGATTGCAGGTACAATAGTGTTTACAGGTACATAAACTCTCCTCATCCACAAGCAATACTCTTAAGCAGCAAgaaagcttttataaaaatctggttttaaaaaaaagttgttcaaAACAACATGTAGGTGTGATATCAAAGAGTTGCTTCTCCTAGATGTAAGTTACTGTGGATTCCTCAAAGTAAACTGATCATATTATATTTAGAAGTATTTAATGCAAAACTTTGCTATATATATCAATCTATGAGCTCCACCAGGGATCTCACCAGTTCTACTGAACATTATGGCACAGTTACATTAGGGTAAGTGAAAAGGATGCAACAAGAAATTGCAGGTATGAGGGAATTTATAGGAAAGCAGGAAGggctaatactttttttttttttttttttttcaggtgctcTTGCAGAATTCATGTGATGGAGCAACTCATGAGCAGTTACTTCACAGCTATGATATGCTGATGAATCCCAAGAAGATGGGGGactgttttaacttttttgccCTGCTGCCTCACTACAGACTTGTACATCCTGACAAGAAACATAAGCCAGAATCAAAGTCTCCCTTACCTCCTGTTGCTGGATTTGGTGAACTCTTACTGAAGTAATTGCAAATACTATAGCAAAACGTCTGATAGTAGTAGCTTTCAATAGCAacttattaaatttaaaaaaaaaaaatcaaagtaaaaggAATAGAGTCCTGCATTTTATGGTTTCACATACTAAATGTTTGCAATAATGTAATCAGCATATGGCTACATACACAGTAAGGTAAGAACTAAATAGTTCAATTTCTCTTTGAACTGAAAGCACATGAAATGTCAGAGTACTTCTCCAGGCAATTTTCCTCACACCAATCTAGGCTTCAGGGCCTAGCCACATTTTGGTAGGGAGTGCTATTTCAGAGTAAATCTAGTACAGCACCCTAAACCTGTTGACTGACCTACTCAAAGCAGTATGTGTAGAAATCAAATGCTGCACATATAGAAACCAGCAtatacagagcagaaaatgaacAATGTTTCAGGGGTCTTACAAAAGAACTGAATGAAGTATTTACTAGTGGAATCAAGTTAAGCCTTGTCAGTAACAAACAGATGTGCTAAGGGGACTTTAAATGTACTCAAGCTTTGGTACTTGCTTAAAACATAAGATGCCTTGACATTtgtgaagatatttttataaagagaaTGGTGACAGGAATCATGCAGAAAGAGTTATTTAGTTCCAAAGCACCTGCTAAGAGAAttcccacagcagggcataTCTAATGACAAATCCACAAACAAGGAAGTATAAAGAACCATTTACTTCTAAGAACAGTTGATAGGAGAGATAAtgcatgtaaataaaaagaacaagtcTGAtagggaaataaattttattttcaagcttaTCAGAGGATATTTACAAAAACTGGgatgtataaaaaaatataaaagtactTGACAGTGTCCTTTTGAGGCTATAAATTTTACATGAGCTTTTTTCTAGCATCATCATAGCACTATTTCTTGAATGAACGCAACTTAATTCAGCTAGGGGTAAGGATATTAAACACTGTAACCTACTGCTGTCAAAGTTTGcagtaaaggcagaaaaaaaaaaaagggaattaaaaacTCAGCTATTTTTACTACTCTGAAGAAAGTTTACTCCGAACGTGtgtctgatttttttggttCCTCAACTATTAGCTGCTTGTGGCTTCTATTGTCTGGACCCATAAGTCTGCATATATGGTCAGGCAAGCTCCTCCAAAGgccaacagcatttttttttttaatttttttttttttttgatacaaCTTGAAGAATAGGTCGGTCTCATTTTGGAACAGAGCAGACTTCATGGGGAGAGACATCAGCCAGGCTTTCTATATCATTGTTGTCCCCTCCTTCCTCTAttcctgttgtattttttttcaagtgactGCACTGGCTTTATTTCCTGctttaaaacaacacaaacaaacaaaaaaacccacaggaaaaCCTGAAGTGACAGCTCAAGTATaaaatctgaagtttaaaaCCAGACTGTGTCTACATTATTACAGTTAGGATGGAAGCTAGCAATGGCTTCACTGAAATTTGGTAACTTGAGCAGTAGAAGttgaaaaaaagcactgcttcCCTTGCCAAGCCTAGGCAAACACCAGACTACCAACTTCATAGGTCATTCTTCTGgttccaaaaatgaaaaatagtgcCCCTCTGAAGAATCAGTCCTGAAACCGTGCCTTAACAGGAAGGCAAGGCTAAGGGACAGATTCTGTCCCTTCTGAATTCCTTCGCACTGCCTTGACAGCATCGAAGGGGGAGGACCCCCAGCATAGGAGTGGCAGGGACTGCCATCAGGCAGGTCCCCTGCACAAACCTGAGAAAAACATGCTAGGAGAGAGGATGCGTGGTGGTCGGAAGGGCTGGAATGCTCTGCCCACTCCTGGTGGTAGGAAACTGCCATACAGATTGCACCAATGTTTCTTACAAAGTTCGGTGTATCCTAACAGGGAAGCCAGAATTCAGCCTTTACCAACTTAGACACCTACAAAATGCAGTGGCAGTTAAATTAAGGgcaataggaaaagaaaaggtgggTTAAAGACCCAAACCTACCTGTGGGTACATCTGCAACTGCCACTGACTTGCTGTCAGGTCGCTGTCATCGCAaccagctgccagccctgaaaTAACCTCATAAAGTTTTACGTATATCTAACAACTTAGAAAAAGTCTGCTCACCTGCTTCCTTACCTGAATTAacaacagtagaaaaaaaaatacttatctacacacacacgcacacacacacaaatctttGTAGGAGAGAGAGGAGCTACCCCAAAGCCTCTCGCTGACTTTGCAGTTCAAGCCtgtatcagtattttaaagagtattttaaacCAAGCTCCAGTTAAGCCGCTTGGCACATCAGGCATCCAGCACCTTCCAGCAGCACAATACTGTTATGCTACACAAAAGGTAAGATTtcaccttttccattttttaaaataggacCAAAAAACCTTCTTCCATTTGCATTTAGCATTCATGCCCTCAATCTTCTTTGAAATACCATGAACTATAACTGTTACACTGTCCTCTGAGGGATTAATTTCCAAAGAACACTGCTGCTTCCTCTATTGTGCCACAGGTCCAGTTAGTGGTTGGGAATCCATCAACTGAGGCATCTGTGTAAAAAACTGAATTAAGAGTTGGTTTTGGACTCTTGACTCAGCTCAAACAACAATGCTGAGCACAGTAAAGATGACGGGAGGGGCTGCAGGTTAAGGTCAGAAGGCAAAGCCCTTTCTCCTACAATCTAGCTGCCGTGGCAGAAGCAACAGGTGATTTGATATCCACTGTTACTCCTAGGTTTTGAGCAGAGTTAAGATACAAGCAAGCAGGCTACAAACTACTCCTGATGTAAATCCAGGGAAccttaaaacaaattaaaaaaatattagaagaatttaaaaatctagttactcaaaacaacagaagaaagctgtatgtatttttccctATTCTTCCACATCCTTCTGCTAGAAGCTGTTTTTCCAGAGTGAAAGGATATGCTACATCAAGCCTTGTGTGCTCTCTGTGTAATACTTGTGTAGTTTTAAGGCAAAAATGCCTTTGGTGTGTATCAATGACGTGTGCCAGCCTTGCACAGCGACACGCTCTTGTGGCTTACTGCTCTGTATTAACAGACAAAATAAGGGACTAGCATAGCTTTGATTGTCATCTCTTTAGATTGTCAGCCAGTATTTCAAGAGGAATGTAAGAAGTTACAGGGTTTGGGGGCTTTGGGGGTATCTGAAAAAAGTTCAATTACGGCAAAGACACACATATTTAACCGTCTTAACAGCAGCAAATTATTCCTTCATCTATGAAGCTGTATTCGACCTAAACCACCATGTTTTGCTATTAGCCAAGGTATTTctgcactgatttctttttacagtCTCTTTTCACCATGCACAGTTTAGGAAATGGGAGATGTATCTAAGTAACAGAAAACAGTCCTCTATGGCCTAGTAAATAGGGATTAGAAAACCATTACAAAATTCTTACTGTGTAggctatgaaaaaaaacccaaaaaaacccaaaacaaccaaaccttGAAAAACACACAAATCATTCAATATGTACACATTACACCTCAGTAATGGCTTTGTAGCCACACAGCTCGGTGAAATGTTACCCAATGGGGTTTATCCCACTGTCCAGCAACTACTCATAGTTTAagtcagagatggaaaaaagctTGTCAGATGAGAGTCTATTCCCATGTCAATGCAGGATCCTCTGGGGCTTTGTACACTGAACTATGTGTACAGCATTCAAAAAGAGCAACAGTTGTTCCAAAACTTATCTTCAGTTTCTGTCTGGAGTATCCTTCTTTGCTGCAATTTAGCATAATGAATAAATCAAGGGTCTTCTTCCATGTCATCTGGATTAGGAGCCATAATAAAATGCTGGGGGTACTCAAGGTTGTGTTCATAAGCATGTTCCTTCCAGCGTGCATCATCACTCTCGTGGGTAATATAACGCTCTCCAATGCGTGTTTCAAATTCTCTGAGGTCAAGCCAAGTCTGATAATCCTAAAGAGTAGAAGAGGTTTAAGGAAGCAGTTTAAGAAACAGCAGCACTACATTCCCACAGACAAATTCTGCAGTTTGTCTCTATTTTTAGTATAAATAGCCACAAGATATAAGCAACAAggatctgttaaaaaaaaaaaaagcaaaacaacaacaacaaaaaaaccaaacacacaaacaacaccaccaccccacaAAATACCCCAACAGAGTGTCCATAAAGAATGGTTCAGAATTAAATAGGCTAGTATCTAAGGTTGTAATACTGTAAATCATGAACACTTTTTGTAACAAGACAGCTATGTTAGctttattataaaattaattgtgtatatacacatacatgaaATTATACTGGTTCCAATATTGTTTGTACTCAAAATTAATTGGATTTTCCCCTTAATGTCTTCTAAGTTATTTGTGTGCATGGATATGTGCATACAGTATTGTGAAACCATTATGAAAGGAACCCACGTCAAAACAGCAGATAAATTCCATTCCAAACAATTCTGTTCTAAAATGACTACAAGTTACAGCCCACACCAGCTTGCATGTCTGCTTCAGCACTGAACAATGTTTGTCTCtatactgatttcagtggggctCCATGCACTCATCACTGCCTGCATTTAGGACAGGTGCCAGAAGAGTAAAACTCTATGTTGGTGGCAGATGGAAAGCAAGGGGGCAGGAAAGACAGTAAGACAAAATTTTCCTTGAGGAAAGAAGCCATTAACAGACAGGCTGAATCCTGAAGCACTTAAAATGTGaagtcaaaaccagaaatactcAAGCCTCCATGAATGCTTGTTAACAGACTTTGATAGTAGCAGGTTGAATAAGCTTCTGAAGGATTTCATCCAAAAAAATCATTCACCCATTATAAACATAGTGAAAAAGGCAGATGGTTTACCTGTAACCATGGATGACTAAGGGATTTGTCAACACTGAAACGTTTTCTCATCTTCACTTGAAGCAAATTGTTTATTAAATCAATGGctgacaaagaataaaaattatattgtttAAATACTAATCACTTCTATCATCGTTCACATGCTGCAGtgaaagtgaattttttttatatgtgtgtatgtatatccGACTGAACTATTTAAACTTAATCAAGCTCTTGAATTTTATATTTAGCTTTGCTTATGTTAAATGAGGCTACAAAATAAGTATGGAGTAAGCTTCCCCCGCTGCTTTGATGGAAACACTAAAAGCTTTACTATATTACTCATTCATCTTTTTCCCTAGTGACTTTAGtgattttttcagaagtgcctaAGTAACTTGAGCATAATCCTGTGTTCCAAAATTATGTAGGTACTTCCACCATTGTTTACTTTTGTATAGGTCCTTCCACATCTACCGGTGTGTTAATCATATATACATTACTACTAACAGAGCTGGCATTGAAGAGCTCTAGAGACCAACCTTGTAAACTTCTAGATTGTTCAGACCTGACATTTAGATCCAGGTTTTGTTTCACCTGCTAATGTACAAAACTAAAATTCCAGATTCAACTTTGAACTGTTTCTGTAATTATAGTTTAGATAAAGTATATTTTGAGATCAGCATTCAGCAAATACTCACACATGATTTAACTTTTCATTGGGAATTTTGGGAAGTTTCAGATTATTCATCCCACTCCTCATGcatgcaattaatttttcttgctaaaTCTATTGGCTCCTCCTGCCCTGAAAATTATCTAAAACACTGTATTTGACAATTTGTCTTTCACAAATATATGCCAGCTCATATTTATCCATTCTGGCATAGTCTACTAAACTCAAACTACCAATAATTCTCACACTCCTGCCTGAATGAACCTTGAGGTTTAAGCATTTGAATGTGTTATCTACATATAAAGACattctaaaagagaaaattcctttctttaccTTCACTAGAAATTTCCTTCCAAGGATTTGGTGGGTACAtaaatgctgcattttgaaTCTGATCATTTATATCCTCATCTTCATTGAATGGGAATGTACCACTAAGGCTCACATAGACAATAACTCCTACGGACCACATGTCTAGAGAGCGGTTGTAACCTTTACTCCTGAGCACTTCAGGGGCAAGATAAGCAGGTGTCCCCACCACAGAGCGCCTGAAAGATTTTTCACCAATGATACGTGCAAAGCCAAAATCACACAGCTTCACctgcaaaacaaatatattttaaactgaGAAATC
It encodes:
- the NDUFAF7 gene encoding protein arginine methyltransferase NDUFAF7, mitochondrial, yielding MVPLPARRALLAATLGPAGRRRVPRHRAPAAARPSSGAGGEAEEPGGATAMLRHLLLKLRATGPVTVAEYMREALTNPGQGYYTRRGGIGESGDFVTSPEISQVFGELIGIWYISEWIATGKPGAFQLVELGPGRGTLTDDILRVFNQLASLLSKCDISIHLVEVSPKLSEIQALMLTGGKVQSNPEDKSAYMKGVSKTGIPIFWYRDIQDVPPGYSFYLAHEFFDALPIHKFQRTEKGWREVLVDIDPEVPDQLRFVLSPSSTPATENFIQPEEMRDHVEVCPEAGVIIQRLAGRIEKDGGAALVADYGHDGTKTDTFRGFRNHKLHDVLRAPGTADLTADVDFSYLRKMTQGRTATLGPIKQREFLKNMGIDLRLQVLLQNSCDGATHEQLLHSYDMLMNPKKMGDCFNFFALLPHYRLVHPDKKHKPESKSPLPPVAGFGELLLK